One Rosa chinensis cultivar Old Blush chromosome 5, RchiOBHm-V2, whole genome shotgun sequence genomic region harbors:
- the LOC121048901 gene encoding S-adenosylmethionine carrier 1, chloroplastic/mitochondrial-like: protein MPGFLSFMCSKFLSFMHCGRIGFLFDACGKKFQNVTMAKRKSFASVSVQDDKRFDFLRTLFEGVIAGGTAGAVVETALYPIDTIKTRLQAG, encoded by the exons ATGCCCGGCTTTCTGAGTTTCATGTGTTCCAAGTTTCTGAGTTTCATGCATTGTGGAAGAATTGGATTTTTATTTG ATGCATGTGGCAAGAAATTTCAGAATGTTACTATGGCAAAGCGGAAGTCTTTTGCATCTGTCAGCGTGCAGGATGATAAACGTTTTGATTTCTTGCGTACTTTATTTG AGGGTGTTATAGCAGGAGGTACAGCTGGTGCTGTTGTTGAAACAGCTTTATATCCCATTGATACTATAAAGACAAGATTGCAGGCAGGTTAA